The proteins below are encoded in one region of Colletotrichum lupini chromosome 5, complete sequence:
- a CDS encoding beta-xylosidase yields MKSGLLALAIALFGVVRAENSTFQNPIISGFNPDPSCIFVPDLNNTFFCVTSSFLVFPGLPIHASRDLVHWKHVSNAFSRADQLPGLAFLPKATSGIYAPTLRFHEGIFYLLCTLVNQQLPRTNDSRWDNFILTSTDPYSSDSWSDPVHFSFPGFDPSPFWDDDGKTYVSGAHTAAYYPGIMHAPLDLETGEIGDIIMPWNGTGGRSPEAPHIWKRDGWYYLLLAEGGTRENHMVTMARSKSLEGPYDPAPANPLLTSANDTTSYFQAVGHADLFQDADGNWWSVALAVRASGTYGQDPGAYFGNLPMGRETVLTPVTWERDGFPVFTPVTGNVSGWPLPAKAIPDEGGGQLSDADDVITFPPGSSLPIHFIHWRLPKARNYAVSPPGHWNTLALKSSVLNLTAFDADFALGRGQTFVGRRMAHSLFKFRVDVDWATSLTKEEMEVGVSIVQDQAQHFDLGIFMLKPEGSEDLRPHPRYRGISETPYRAVEHPPNGIYPLPGGWAGRKISLQIEAVNSTHFAFSAGLAGLREDSDLRVFGYCKGTELVPYYSGSVVGVYATSNGKHGEQAFETYISNWRYRGIRQLRSQKDVDDADNSSA; encoded by the exons ATGAAGTCCGGACTCCTAGCTTTAGCAATAGCCCTCTTCGGAGTTGTCCGAGCTGAGAACTCAACCTTTCAAAACCCCATCATTAGCGGCTTCAACCCTGACCCCAGCTGCATCTTTGTTCCAGATTTGAACAATACCTTCTTCTGTGTCACGTCCAGTTTCCTGGTTTTCCCTGGCCTACCCATCCACGCAAGTCGAGACCTGGTGCACTGGAAGCATGTTTCCAACGCATTCAGTCGAGCAGACCAGCTGCCAGGTCTAGCCTTTCTGCCAAAGGCAACCAGTGGCATCTACGCACCCACATTGCGATTCCATGAGGGCATCTTCTACCTTTTATGTACTCTTGTAAATCAGCAACTCCCGAGAACAAATGACAGTCGTTGGGACAACTTTATCCTCACATCAACAGACCCATACAGCTCAGATTCTTGGTCGGATCCCGTTCATTTCAGCTTCCCCGGGTTCGACCCTTCACCATTTTGGGACGATGACGGCAAGACGTACGTCTCGGGTGCTCACACAGCCGCGTACTACCCAGGTATAATGCACGCGCCGCTCGATCTGGAGACTGGAGAGATCGGAGACATCATCATGCCCTGGAATGGTACCGGCGGGCGGTCTCCCGAGGCACCTCACATCTGGAAGCGTGATGGGTGGTACTATCTACTCCTTGCTGAGGGTGGCACCCGTGAGAATCACATGGTCACAATGGCTCGATCAAAGAGCCTAGAGGGACCTTACGATCCAGCACCGGCAAACCCACTGTTGACTTCTGCAAACGATACTACCTCCTACTTCCAAGCTGTCGGGCACGCAGATTTGTTCCAAGATGCTGATGGAAATTGGTGGTCCGTCGCCCTAGCAGTTCGCGCTAGCGGCACCTATGGCCAGGACCCCGGAGCATACTTTGGCAACTTGCCGATGGGCAGAGAGACGGTACTTACGCCCGTCACCTGGGAGAGGGATGGGTTCCCAGTGTTTACGCCGGTCACTGGCAATGTCTCTGGCTGGCCGCTACCCGCAAAAGCTATCCCAGATGAGGGAGGAGGTCAACTCAGCGACGCAGACGATGTTATCACCTTTCCGCCGGGAAGCAGTCTGCCTATTCATTTTATCCATTGGCGCCTGCCAAAGGCTAGAAACTACGCGGTCTCGCCACCGGGTCACTGGAATACACTGGCGCTGAAGTCTTCGGTACTCAATCTCACGGCTTTCGACGCTGACTTTGCCTTGGGTCGTGGTCAGACTTTTGTCGGACGGCGGATGGCTCATTCGCTCTTCAAATTTCGTGTTGATGTCGACTGGGCAACGTCATTGACGAAGGAAGAGATGGAGGTCGGCGTCTCAATTGTCCAAGATCAAGCACAACACTTTGATCTTGGTATTTTCATGTTGAAGCCAGAGGGAAGTGAGGATCTTCGACCGCATCCTCGATATCGTGGTATCTCGGAAACACCGTATAGGGCGGTCGAACATCCGCCTAATGGGATTTACCCACTTCCTGGTGGTTGGGCTGGGCGGAAGATTTCGCTCCAGATTGAGGCTGTTAACAGCACTCATTTCGCATTTTCTGCCGGCCTTGCGGGTCTCAGGGAAGACTCCGATCTGAGAGTCTTCGGATATTGCAAGGGGACCGAGTTGGTTCCTTACTACTCTG GTTCCGTGGTTGGCGTGTACGCAACATCTAATGGGAAGCATGGAGAGCAGGCGTTTGAGACATACATCTCCAACTGGCGGTACAGGGGAATCCGACAGCTCAGAAGCCAGAAGGATGTCGACGATGCTGACAACTCTAGTGCTTAG
- a CDS encoding acetyltransferase: MDPPVGPLVASADPATAPSHTPLHGRYTSVVPLQPSHAQAIFKHLGREENAWRWTYLFNEPFLEIEECEAAFEEWSVSKDPLYFTVLSGPASDPSSEPVGVMAYLSIVPAHRRIEIGCIIFSEHLKQTRAATEAQYLLMKNAFEGLGNYRLEWKANHLNKPSLAAAARLGYTYEGIFRKHMVAKGRRRDTAWFSITDDEWPVVKAGLETWLSEENFDENGKQRKGLKQCREAVKT; this comes from the exons ATGGACCCTCCCGTTGGACCTCTCGTAGCCTCCGCCGACCCGGCAACGGCTCCGTCCCATACCCCGCTCCACGGCCGATACACCTCCGTGGTCCCGTTGCAACCATCGCATGCGCAGGCTATCTTCAAGCACCTCGGCCGAGAAGAAAACGCTTGGCGCTGGACATACCTTTTCAATGAGCCTTTTCTCGAGATCGAAGAATGTGAGGCAGCTTTCGAGGAGTGGAGCGTCTCCAAAGACCCGTTGTACTTCACTGTATTATCCGGCCCAGCATCGGATCCATCATCCGAGCCAGTGGGTGTAATGGCATATCTCTCCATTGTTCCGGCTCATAGACGTATCGAGATTGGATGCATAATTTTCAGTGAGCATCTGAAGCAGACGCGTGCCGCCACTGAGGCCCAGTACCTTCTCATGAAGAATGCTTTCGAGGGCCTGGGCAACTACAGACTCGAATGGAAGGCCAATCATTTGAACAAGCCGAGTCTCGCAGCTGCTGCGCGGTTAGGATATACTTATGAAGGCATTTTCAG AAAGCACATGGTCGCCAAGGGAAGACGTAGAGATACAGCGTGGTTCAGCATCACAGATGATGAGTGGCCAGTAGTCAAAGCCGGCCTGGAAACGTGGTTGAGCGAAGAAAACTTTGACGAGAATGGTAAACAGCGCAAAGGTCTGAAGCAGTGCCGAGAAGCAGTGAAGACATAA